CTGCCAATCGCCACAGCGCAGTCCGGCACAGGTGAGTACACCCGCTCGATCTTCGAGGTGGTGGCCATTGCGCTGCTGGTGTCGTGGGTCGCTGCTGTGATGTTTGTGCCTTACCTGGGCGCTAAGCTGCTGCCTGATCTGGCGGCGATGCATGCGGCCAAGCACGGCGACGGTCACAACCCTTACGCCACACCGTTCTATCGCCGTGTAAGAGGGGTGATCGAATGGTGTGTGCGCCGCCGTAAAACCGTGATCTTCCTGACGGTTGCCTTGTTCGCGGCCTCTATCTTCCTGTTCCGGTTTGTTCCCCAGCAGTTCTTCCCGGAATCGGGGCGAATGGAACTGATGGTCGACTTCAAGCTCAGCGAAGGCTCGTCACTCAAAGCCACTGAAGAGCAGGTGCACCGTTTCGAGAAGATGCTCGAAGGCCGTGAGGGCGTAGAAAGCTATGTGTCCTATGTGGGTACAGGCTCTCCACGTTTCTACTTACCACTGGATCAGCAGCTACCAGCGGCCAGTTTTGCTCAGACCGTGGTATTGGCTAAGAGCATTGAAGACCGTGAGAAACTGCGTACGTGGCTGATCGGTATGTTGCCGCAAGAGTTTCCGACACTGCGCACCCGTGTCGCGCGTTTGGAGAATGGCCCGCCTGTGGGGTATCCGGTGCAGTTCCGGGTGTCTGGTGAGCACATTGATGAGGTCCGTCGTCTCGCCCGTATGGTGGCGGATAAAGTGCGTGAGAACCCGCATGTCACCAATGTCCATCTGGACTGGGAAGAGCCGAGCAAGCTGGTGCGCTTAGTCGTCGATCAGGAACGTGCTCGAGCGTTGGGGGTCAGCACCAAGGACCTGTCCAGCTTCTTGCAGAGCACCCTTACGGGCACGCCGGTCAGCCAGTTCCGCGAGGATAACGAGCTGATTGATATTCAGCTGCGCGGCACCTCAGCCGAACGTGAAGAGTTGAGCTTGCTGCCGAGCTTGGCGGTGCCAACGGACAACGGTCGCAATGTGCCGCTGTCGCAGATCGCCACCCTGGAGTATGGCTTTGAAGAGGGCATTATCTGGCACCGAAACCGCTTGCCGACTGTCACCGTGCGTGCGGATATTTACGATGAGCAGCAACCTGCAACCTTGGTGAAGCAGATTCTGCCGAACCTTGAGTCTGTGCGTGCCGAACTGCCTGATGGCTTCTTACTGGAGGTCGGAGGCACGGTCGAAGATGCTGGCCGTGGCCAACGCTCGGTTAATGCCGGCATTCCGCTGTTTATTGTGGTGGTCTTGACGCTGCTGATGATGCAGCTCAAGAGCATGTCGCGTTCGGCCATGGTCTTCCTCACTGCACCGTTGGGGCTGATCGGGGTGACGTTGTTCCTGCTGGTATTCCGTCAGCCGTTTGGCTTTGTGGCCATGCTCGGCACCATCGCTTTGTCGGGGATGATCATGCGTAACTCGGTGATTCTGGTGGATCAGATCGAGCAAGACATTCAGTCCGGCATGGACCGCTGGCGTGCCATTATTGAAGCCACTGTGCGTCGCTTCCGCCCGATTGTATTGACGGCGTTGGCCGCGGTACTGGCCATGATCCCGCTGTCGCGCAGTGTGTTCTTCGGCCCTATGGCGGTGGCGATTATGGGCGGCTTGATCGTTGCCACGGCGCTGACGCTGCTGTTCCTGCCTGCACTGTATGCCGCTTGGTTCAGGGTTAAGGAAGAGGAGCGTAAAACGCTCTGATTTATCCGGGAAATAAAAAACCAGGTCAATGACCTGGTTTTTTATGGCTAAGTGTTTAATCAGGCTTTCAGGGTGCCTCCCCATTTGGCCGCATTCTGGCGGAAGCACTCTTTGAGGTCGGTCAGACTAAAATGCGGTTTGCTCTCATTGCGCCAGCACATCCCGAGTGAGCCTCTAGCCTCCAACTCAAAGCCTGTATCCACAATGAGGCCTTTTTGACTGAACTGTTGAGTGACGCGCTCAGATGCAACAGATAGCAGATCTGTAGTTTGTAGCATCCACAAATTGGCCATGAGAGAGGACGATTCAATTCTGTAATTCAGGGGCTGAGATCCCGCTGCGGTGATGGCTGAGTCGAGTCGAGAGCGGATCGGTGTTCCCTGAGGCCAGACGATCCACTCATACTCATTGAGTACGTCCCAGTTAAGTACCTTTCTTTGCAACAGTGGATGTTCAGGCCGGCAGATAACGCGCACACCTTCACTGCACAACATTTCATTGTGCAGACTGGGTCTGGGTTTGTAATTATCAAGTCTTCCGATTACCAAATCATGCTCACCTTGTTCTAGGCGCTCAAGTAGCACATGCATCGGCGCCTCATTGAGTTCGATGCTGGCCTTTGGATGTCGTTTGAGGAAATGGTTAATGCTGTCTGGAACCAAGTGTGTAGCAGATGCAGGCGATGTGCCGATGGATATCCGAAACGAATTGCCATGGCTAATGGCTTTGAGCGCTTCCTGTGCTCGTTTCATTTCGCCAATAACCCGTTCGGCATGGATCAGTAACATTCGGCCGTGTTCAGTGGGTTTAAGGCCTCGGCTGTGACGTTCATAGAGCTGTGCGCCTACGGCATCTTCCAGTTCTTTTAGCCACTTCGACAGTGAGGGTTGAGCGGTAAAACTGAGGCGGGCGGTTTCGCTGATGCTC
The Pseudomonas mendocina DNA segment above includes these coding regions:
- a CDS encoding efflux RND transporter permease subunit, whose protein sequence is MDFNLSAWALRNRQIVLYLMILLGIVGALSYTKLGQSEDPPFTFKAMVIQTNWPGASAEEVSRQVTERIEKKIMETGEYDKIISFSRPGVSQVTFLASDSMHSAAVPELFYQLRKKVSDIRHTLPQGIQGPFFNDEFGTTFGNIYALTGKGFDYAVLKDYADRIQLQLQRVKDVGKVELVGLQDEKIWVELSNTKLATLGLPLGAVQQALEEQNAVAAAGFFETQSDRVQLRVTGRFETVDEIRNFPIRVGDRTFRIADVAEVTRGFNDPPAPRMRFMGEDAIGLAVSMKQGGDILVLGKALEAEFARIQETLPMGMTLSKVSDQPAAVKAGVGEFVRVLAEAVIIVLLVSFFSLGLRTGLVVALSIPLVLAMTFATMYYFGIGLHKISLGALVLALGLLVDDAIIAVEMMAIKMEQGLDRIKAASYAWTSTAFPMLTGTLITAAGFLPIATAQSGTGEYTRSIFEVVAIALLVSWVAAVMFVPYLGAKLLPDLAAMHAAKHGDGHNPYATPFYRRVRGVIEWCVRRRKTVIFLTVALFAASIFLFRFVPQQFFPESGRMELMVDFKLSEGSSLKATEEQVHRFEKMLEGREGVESYVSYVGTGSPRFYLPLDQQLPAASFAQTVVLAKSIEDREKLRTWLIGMLPQEFPTLRTRVARLENGPPVGYPVQFRVSGEHIDEVRRLARMVADKVRENPHVTNVHLDWEEPSKLVRLVVDQERARALGVSTKDLSSFLQSTLTGTPVSQFREDNELIDIQLRGTSAEREELSLLPSLAVPTDNGRNVPLSQIATLEYGFEEGIIWHRNRLPTVTVRADIYDEQQPATLVKQILPNLESVRAELPDGFLLEVGGTVEDAGRGQRSVNAGIPLFIVVVLTLLMMQLKSMSRSAMVFLTAPLGLIGVTLFLLVFRQPFGFVAMLGTIALSGMIMRNSVILVDQIEQDIQSGMDRWRAIIEATVRRFRPIVLTALAAVLAMIPLSRSVFFGPMAVAIMGGLIVATALTLLFLPALYAAWFRVKEEERKTL
- a CDS encoding LysR substrate-binding domain-containing protein gives rise to the protein MLTLNTLIIIRTLTLAYFVHTAPTKSLLLMSCNRQIIGRVNPRRKMVFCDAPILKTECAKMEWTRRLRVQHLELLLRLADTGSISETARLSFTAQPSLSKWLKELEDAVGAQLYERHSRGLKPTEHGRMLLIHAERVIGEMKRAQEALKAISHGNSFRISIGTSPASATHLVPDSINHFLKRHPKASIELNEAPMHVLLERLEQGEHDLVIGRLDNYKPRPSLHNEMLCSEGVRVICRPEHPLLQRKVLNWDVLNEYEWIVWPQGTPIRSRLDSAITAAGSQPLNYRIESSSLMANLWMLQTTDLLSVASERVTQQFSQKGLIVDTGFELEARGSLGMCWRNESKPHFSLTDLKECFRQNAAKWGGTLKA